A stretch of Lathyrus oleraceus cultivar Zhongwan6 chromosome 6, CAAS_Psat_ZW6_1.0, whole genome shotgun sequence DNA encodes these proteins:
- the LOC127095312 gene encoding uncharacterized protein LOC127095312 yields MRMISKTIIFSLLILMILPSTTYSQQQMSRKIIHSAKYVSEKFEVGPGEVANKALFDIEFPKGHIGVKSFDVNLIDEQGNSVPLYETYFHHWFAVKYIVAKGKNMSDDPNDPTGGPIYKRNDGTCNGGILPLYWGLGSESRGTVSNLPHPFAVELGNPANITEGWEERWLFSLMVIDTRGTKDRKSCTECRCDQFNLPENFYNVTPDIHGKPLSPEYKGGVFCCQNGFQCKLEEGFQAPRRKLALRYKITWVDWDQDHIPVRFYVLDSTDRVRTNGSETTHDCLAEYTIPENISNDPFHVQKASIPIEKGGYLIYGTAHMHTGVVNATLYGQDGRILCTSTPRYGTGTKAGNEKGYVIEMSVCYPKEGSIKIKDGEIMTVESRYKNEFTTGAMGHMYFYLADRLPHTT; encoded by the exons ATGAGGATGATCTCTAAAACAATTATTTTTTCATTATTAATACTGATGATCCTACCAAGCACAACTTACTCCCAACAACAAATGTCACGAAAAATTATCCATTCTGCAAAATATGTGTCTGAAAAGTTTGAAGTAGGACCCGGAGAAGTTGCGAATAAAGCATTGTTTGATATTGAGTTTCCAAAGGGCCATATTGGAGTCAAAAGCTTTGATGTTAATTTAATTGATGAACAAGGGAATTCTGTTCCATTGTATGAAACATACTTTCATCATTGGTTTGCTGTAAAATATATTGTAGCTAAGGGGAAGAATATGTCAGATGACCCTAATGATCCTACCGGGGGTCCCATTTACAAAAGAAATGATGGAACATGCAACGGAGGTATTCTTCCACTTTATTGGGGTTTAGGAAGTGAATCGCGAGGAACAGTTTCAAATCTTCCACATCCCTTTGCAGTTGAACTAGGTAACCCTGCAAATATTACAGAAGGATGGGAAGAGAGATGGTTATTTAGTCTCATGGTTATTGATACGCGTGGTACAAAAGATAGAAAAAGTTGCACTGAGTGTAGGTGTGACCAATTCAATCTTCCAGAGAATTTTTATAATGTGACGCCTGACATACATGGAAAACCATTGTCCCCCGAATATAAAGGAGGAGTCTTTTGTTGTCAAAATGGATTTCAATGCAAATTGGAAGAGGGGTTTCAAGCACCAAGGAGAAAGCTTGCTCTAAGATACAAAATAACTTGGGTGGATTGGGACCAAGATCATATTCCTGTTAGATTTTATGTACTTGATTCTACCGATCGAGTCAGAACAAATGGTTCTGAAACAACCCATGATTGTCTG GCAGAATATACTATTCCAGAAAACATTAGTAACGACCCTTTTCATGTTCAAAAAGCAAGCATCCCTATAGAAAAAGGTGGTTATCTTATTTACGGCACCGCTCATATGCATACAGGTGTTGTTAATGCAACACTATACGGACAG GACGGAAGAATATTGTGCACATCAACACCAAGATACGGAACTGGAACGAAAGCgggaaatgagaaaggttatGTTATTGAAATGTCAGTATGTTATCCTAAAGAAGGTTCAATCAAGATTAAGGATGGTGAAATTATGACCGTAGAATCTAGATATAAAAATGAATTTACCACTGGAGCTATGGGACATATGTACTTCTATTTGGCTGATCGATTACCACACACAACATAG